The Deinococcota bacterium DNA segment TCTATCTGGACACCATCGCCTTTCACTTTCCCGAACTCTGGATGATCGGCGCTCACCTGGGCTGGCCCGACTACCGCACCGCCTGCGCCATCGCCCGCTGGCGGCCCCGTCTCTTTTTCGACCTTTCCGGCGGCGACGTGGTAAGAAATCACATCACCCAAGGCGGCTACATCATGAACGAGATCCGGCCCGAAAAGCTCGTCTACGGCTCCGACGCCGACCTGACGCGCATGAAGCGCGACGTGGAAGCCTGGAAGGCGGCATTTGACGAGATGGGCATGAGCGAGGACGAGCAGGACCTCGTCTTCTACCGCAACGCCGCGCGCATCTTCGGCATCGACGCCTAGGAGCTCTATGGCCGCTCCCTCAAGGCTCAGCAAGGACCGCAAGCCGCCCTCGAGGCGAACGGGCAGCTTGCGCCGGGGCGAGGCCTGGGCGGCCTACGGCTTTCTGCTGCCCAACCTGGCCGGTTTTCTCGTCTTCACCTTTTTGCCCGTCTTCGCCGCGCTGCTGATCAGCTTCACCAATTGGGACCTCCTGCGCCCGCCCCAGTGGGTCGGCGCGGACAACTACCTGCGCTTGAGCCAGGACCCGCTCTTTCAGCGGGTCCTGCAAAACACCGCGCTCTACGTGCTCGGCACCGTGCCCGTGCAGATGGCGATCGCGCTGGCCGTGGCGATGGCCCTAAACCAGCGCATCCCCGGCCAGCTCTTTTTCCGCACCGCCTACTTCATGCCGGTGGTCGCCTCGACGGTCGCGGTGGCGCTGGTGTGGCGCTGGATTTTCCACGCCGACTTTGGCCTCTTGAACAGCTTTCTCTTTATGGTGGGTATCGACAACCCACCCGCCTGGCTGTCGAGCACCCGCTGGGCGCTGCCCGCCATCATCATCATGAGCATCTGGCAGCAGATCGGCTTTTCGATGGTGCTCTTTTTGGCGGGCTTGCAGTCCGTTCCCCAACAGCTCTACGAGGCCGCCAAAATCGACGGTGCCGGGCCCTGGCAGCGCTTTACCGCCATCACCATTCCCATGCTCTCCTCGACGACCTTTTTCGTCCTGGTGATCAGCATCATCAACTCCTTTCAGGTTTTCGACCAGGCCTTCATCATGACCGAGGGCGGGCCGGCCAACGCCACCAACACCATCGTCTTCAACATCTACCGCTACGCCTTCCAGTTTTTTCAGATGGGCTACGCCGCCGCCATGGCCTGGGTGCTCTTCGCCATCATCTTCGTGGTGACGCTGGTGCAGTTCCGCTACCAGAGGCAGTGGGTGCACTATGACTGAGGGACCATATGACTGAGAGACTATGACCGA contains these protein-coding regions:
- a CDS encoding amidohydrolase family protein → MGASEDAWKAPPTGEEEEELVARLGREARGRRYGFSSARMQPIYLDTIAFHFPELWMIGAHLGWPDYRTACAIARWRPRLFFDLSGGDVVRNHITQGGYIMNEIRPEKLVYGSDADLTRMKRDVEAWKAAFDEMGMSEDEQDLVFYRNAARIFGIDA
- a CDS encoding sugar ABC transporter permease; this encodes MAAPSRLSKDRKPPSRRTGSLRRGEAWAAYGFLLPNLAGFLVFTFLPVFAALLISFTNWDLLRPPQWVGADNYLRLSQDPLFQRVLQNTALYVLGTVPVQMAIALAVAMALNQRIPGQLFFRTAYFMPVVASTVAVALVWRWIFHADFGLLNSFLFMVGIDNPPAWLSSTRWALPAIIIMSIWQQIGFSMVLFLAGLQSVPQQLYEAAKIDGAGPWQRFTAITIPMLSSTTFFVLVISIINSFQVFDQAFIMTEGGPANATNTIVFNIYRYAFQFFQMGYAAAMAWVLFAIIFVVTLVQFRYQRQWVHYD